The segment CTTTGACCTCAAGAGTATACTTTCCATCGATTAATGGCGCATTGAGAGAGGTGATGGTCAAAGTTGTCTTATAGGATGAGGCTAGAGCCACCCCAGCAATGGTTATGACTAACACGACTATGGCTGCTCCAAGTAGTATTGTCTTTTTCATAACACAGGCGTTTAGACAAGACTAATATTTAAGTTGAATCAATATATCGAACGTGATTGACAAGTTCGTTGAGGGGCTAAGATATTCGTTAAGAAACGAGAGACCTGTACTAAGGAGGTACCTTATCCTTGGTGCTTTTGACGGAGTGTTACTAACCCTTGGAATCCTTGTCTCCTCCAGGTTAGCTAACGTCTCTCTAAACGCTACGATTCTCTCAGTTTTGTCTGGAGTGGTTGCGATATCCATTTCCTCTGCCTGGAACTCGCTGATCGTTGAAGCCAAGGAGAAGAAACTGGAGTTCGATAGGTTGGAGAGACAGATGATGAGGAGCCTAAAGGGGTCAACTTACGACTACGGAATGAAGGTAACTATTCTCCTGTCAGTTGTCTCTCACGGGTTGTCTCCATTTCTTGGTCTCATCTCTCTAGTGGTATCAATTGTAACGAGGAGTTTGATCACGGGCGTGATAATATCTATAGCAGAGCTCTTTATACTGGGACTGGCCTATGAGGGAACTGTAAGGGACAAAATAAGATCCGGACTAATGATAGCTTTAGGTGGTGCATTCATGCTTCTAATTTCATATTTTATAGCTAGGTGAAGAAATCTAAAGCCACCATCCGGACGAGCTCCAACATCCGAATCTAGAGTAAAGTGTCAAGCAAGCTTTTTGGTTTCCTTTGTTACACTGTTCACATATTTCTGAGTACTCTCTAACCGTTGCCTCGTCACATATTAATCTGCCGCATATCTCCACACAAGTTTCGTACCCGCTTTTCATAATGCAGTTCTTAGCCATAATACATCACCTTTTTATACTTTTTAAATAATTTAAGCACGATGTCAAAGCTCTTGGTTAGGAAGGATCTCCAATCCGATTTAAAGAGGAACGTAAACGACATAGTAAAGGAAATTGAAGGAGACGATTTAAAAGTAGTTGTCTTCATGGAAAATACTGAACCACCCGTAAAAGTAAAGCCTAAAGTGATTAAATTCGAGCCAACAGTCACCTTGCTAAGGAAATTAGCTAAAGAGGGCCAGATAGAGAAGGGAGTAGCCAAGATTATGTTTTACTCTCCTAGCACGGGTAGATCAAAAGGACTGACCCCAAACATGATGGCAGGTTTTCAGTACATAGAACCAGGAACTTCTACAACCCCTCACTCACACAACATGGCTTCAATCTATCTAGTTGTTAAGGGGGAAGGGTATTCTGAGATTGACGGTGAGATTTTCAAGTGGGGCCAAGGAGATATCTTCGTTGTCCCTGCTAACGCGGTTCACAGTCACACCAATTCAGGGAAAGAGGAAGCGATCTTATTCGACGTGACTGATTCGGGCCTTCTAGAAAACATGGGAATTCTTGAATTTAAGGAAAAGGAATAATTATTTTTGTTCCCAAACGAGCTTATATACCTTCAGAAGTTTTTCATCTCTCCACTTAGAGATGTCTTGAAACGTTTTCCCTTTTAAGAAGGCGTAGTCCTTCATCTGCTGAACAGCTTTAATCACTCCTGAGTAAGGGAACTTCTCATATTTAGCTAATGTATGCATCCATTCGTTAGCTCCATAACCGAATCCTCTATTGAAGAAGTACTCTAGACCGCCCTCTCCTCCTCCTAAATGATAGGTTAAGAAAGGTCCCATAAACGCCCATCTCAGACCTATAGCAGCCGTCATAACTTTATCTATGTCTTCGACTGTAGCCACTCCCTCATCTACTAGGTTCACTGCCTCCCTAAAGAGAGCGAAGGCGAGTCTGTTACCTATGAAACCTGGAATCTCCTTCTTCAGTACTACTACCACTCTATCTAACTTCTCCATTACGTTCTTAGTCTTCTCTAAAACCTCAGGTGAGGTTCTCTCTCCAGGAACTACTTCTACCAAAGGCAATAGATGGGGAGGATTCCAAGGGTGAGCTATTACTCCTCTTTCTGGGCTTTTCTTCATTGCCTTCTGAATTTCGCTCATGAGAAGACCGGATGTGCTGCTGGCTATTATCACGTCCTTTGGAAGGTCTTGATCTAAGTGAGCGAAAAGCTTCTTTTTCGCATCATAATCCTCTATGATCGCCTCTATCACAAAACTTGTGTTC is part of the Metallosphaera cuprina Ar-4 genome and harbors:
- a CDS encoding membrane protein, yielding MIDKFVEGLRYSLRNERPVLRRYLILGAFDGVLLTLGILVSSRLANVSLNATILSVLSGVVAISISSAWNSLIVEAKEKKLEFDRLERQMMRSLKGSTYDYGMKVTILLSVVSHGLSPFLGLISLVVSIVTRSLITGVIISIAELFILGLAYEGTVRDKIRSGLMIALGGAFMLLISYFIAR
- a CDS encoding cupin domain-containing protein, producing the protein MSKLLVRKDLQSDLKRNVNDIVKEIEGDDLKVVVFMENTEPPVKVKPKVIKFEPTVTLLRKLAKEGQIEKGVAKIMFYSPSTGRSKGLTPNMMAGFQYIEPGTSTTPHSHNMASIYLVVKGEGYSEIDGEIFKWGQGDIFVVPANAVHSHTNSGKEEAILFDVTDSGLLENMGILEFKEKE
- a CDS encoding 3-hydroxyacyl-CoA dehydrogenase family protein, producing the protein MNEKITIVGAGVIGVGWATLFASKGYQVALYTEKNDTLNKGLEKLRNYVQVLRSNNQVTEDPQQILSRVDPTTDLHKAVSNTSFVIEAIIEDYDAKKKLFAHLDQDLPKDVIIASSTSGLLMSEIQKAMKKSPERGVIAHPWNPPHLLPLVEVVPGERTSPEVLEKTKNVMEKLDRVVVVLKKEIPGFIGNRLAFALFREAVNLVDEGVATVEDIDKVMTAAIGLRWAFMGPFLTYHLGGGEGGLEYFFNRGFGYGANEWMHTLAKYEKFPYSGVIKAVQQMKDYAFLKGKTFQDISKWRDEKLLKVYKLVWEQK